The DNA window GAGCAAATCTAAAATTCTTCCACTTCCCACCTCCGCGGACTCCACCCAACTTCAGTAATGCCGTCGACAAATATCTGAGCATCTATCATGTGCACGAGGTGTCAGAAAGAGGCTGTGAGCAAGATAAACACCCTCATGGAGCCCATACCCTCGCTGGGAAACAAAACGCCAGAAAAGCCCTGACCACACCTACAATAGTAGCTCCTCTAGAAGAGCTGGTTATAAACTTGACCCTCTGGTGAGACGACCCCGCCAAGGAACACGCCCCTCCTTGCCCGCACCAGTCTCTACACAGCAGGGACCCCTTCAACACGGGAGACATCGTGACCCCACTGCAAACCCAGTAAGACTCAAGTTCACGAGACACAAAAAATGTGAACTACACGAGGGCAGTGTTCATTAAGTTatgaacagacaaaaaaagaaaagaagcctctGCCGTGATGGAGCTTACATGTCAGCAGggggaaatgagaaaacacacaaaaGTTTTCAAATTCAGTAAGTCAGGTggaaagggggagggactggAGGGGAAACGGCGGGGAAGAGGGACAGGAGATGGGGGCCGGGCTTCGGAGGGAAGGCGTCCCGGGGCCGCCAGCACCGCCTTCCCGTCCCCGCGACCCTCGCCCTCCTGACTCTGAGAAGCCGCGTCCCTCCACCCGCGCCTGGTGCCTCAGCTCTCGGCTCAAAGTGCCTTCTCCGGGGAGAGCCCGGCCAAGCCCGCGCCTCCCGCGAGGGTTCCCGCGTCTGCACCTGTTCGCTGGGCGCCCCGCACGTGAGCGCCACGAGGGCACCGCGGCCACGCCTCCGTCCGCGCACACGCGGCGCCAGCCCGGAGCCTGCGCCCTTCGGGCCGGCGCCCACCCTCCGCGCCGAACACGCCCCGGAAGAGCTGCGTCGGGCCGGGGAGGCGGGGAGCGAGCCGCGCGGAGCCCGGGCGCCGGAAGCGCAGGTTCCCGCGGGCCCAGAGGCAGCCGCGCCCGCGGAGGCCGCCGGGAAGCGCGGCGGGAGCGAGCGCGGCCGGCCGCTCGGGGCCAGTGCGCGTGCGCGGCCTCCTCCCGCGCTGGGAACATGGCCGCGCGGTGCCTGTGGGCGGCCCGAGGGCGGGTGCGGCCCCTCCTGGCGGCGAGGGCCGCGTCCGACGGCAGGTAAGCGAGGCGGGCGGGCGGTGGAGGACGCGCGGCGATGCCGGACGAGCGGGCCGGAGGGGCGGTCGTGGGCCCGCCGAGCCCCTTGGCCGCCACGACCTGGCGCTCCCACCCGGCTTGCAGGGCGGGCCACGGCGGACGGCGGCCGCGCCTCCCGGGGcggagggagggagccaggtcGCGCCCTCGGGGTGGGAGCTCCTCGGCGAGACCGGGAGGGGCCGCCCGCGCCTCCGCCCCGGCTCAGGGGTCTGCGGGTGGAGAGGGGCTCTCTCTGCGCCGAGTGACCTTGACGGCCGGTCGTTATCAGCGTGACCCCGACGGCCGGCGGCTGCCCGTTCCTCGCCTCACCTGTCGCTAAAGGAAGGACTCGGTCCTTCCGAACGGCCCTTCCACCCGCCCCCGGGAGCCTGCAGGCCCGCCTGCTGCCTCCATCCGCGGTGGCCGCGGGTCTTTGGGTCATTTATCGTGCTGGTCGCGGAACTCTGGTGGCTCTTTCTGTTCTCCCGTTTCCTTGGGGAAACAGGTTTGGAAGAGCCGAGCAACGTCTGCAAACCTAAATGCTCGGGAAGGGGTGGAAGCCGCCCTGGAAATCAGTCAGGGCCCTAGAATGGTCCTTTGAGTGACCGGTGTTAGTTACTCCGGGACAGTTCCCCGTTGACAGTTTCTttatgggaaagaagaaaagttgcCAAGGGGGGGGATAAGGTAGGAGCTCTGAAGAGTGGATGAAACTGCGGTGAAACCTGGGAATTCTGCATAACTGTCTGTCGCCTTTTATCTGAACACTCTTGATCCAGCACCCCGCTCAAGCACCTGGGTGAGAGCTTGAATTCTAGGTGAGAGGCTgtcgaactttttttttttttttttggtctttttgctatttcttgggccgctcccgcggcatatggaggttcccaggctaggggtcgaatcggagctgtagccactggcctacgccagagccacagcaacgggggctccgagccgtgtctgcaacctacaccacagctcatggagacgctggatccttaacccactgagcaagggcagggaccgaacccgcaacgtcatggttcctcctcggattcgttaaccactgcaccacaatgggaactcccgaagattttttttgaagtctttttttgcAGTTTGTGGTGTAGGGAAgtaatcagaagaaaaatggcTCCTCCTGATAAAATTCTACCCCCACGCCTCCTGAAACAGTAGGAATTGAAGGAATCTGCTACaattccaccccccccccttttttttaaaggctgcacctgcagcatatggaggttcctggctagggCTTGtccactcggagctgcagctgccggcctgtgccacagcttgaggcaacgtaggatcctttaacccactgagccaggtcaggggtccgacttgcatcctcatgatatTAATTGGGTTCCTGACcggcagagccacagtgggacctgcACAACTCCCGTCTTTTTCAGGACGTGGACTTGGCCATCTTCTCTTTGAACTGGCCCTGGGGACATTTTGATCTACTTTCAGTTGGATAAAAGCAATCTGTTAGGAGTTTAGGGGGAAAGATTTCACCCCGTGTGATGTGCCCCAGATCTGTGGTGACCACGTTTTCTGAACTAAAAATGTGTAACCGTGTGTGATGACACCAGATCTAACAGCCGCACTCGGGACTGGAAGGGAAAAGTCGTCCTGCCCACAGCCTCTGTTAGTCCCGCTTCCTTTTCTGGACGCAGACTCCTTTAACCCCTTTCCGCCTTCGCCTCTATTTCACTGCAGTGACCACTCTTCAGCATGTGCCAGTTTATATAAATaaactatttgttttaaaaaaccttttgcACTCACAGATTTCCTTGATGGTTTTACCTCAAACCAAATTAAGAAGATCCAGGAGGTATAATGAAAACAtccccagagttcccgctgtggcgcagtggaaatgaacctgacgggcatccatgaggatgcgggtttgacccctggccttgctcagtgggttaaggatcgggcattgccgtgagctatggtgtaggttccagatgtggctcggatccctcgttactgtggctctggtgtaggccggaggctacagctgtgattagacccctagcctgagacctccatatgcctcgcaTGCAGCCActcaacaaaaagaaacacagacaGAAAATGTCCTTGAACAAGAGGTGAGAACTGCTACAGTCCAAGGTCAACCAGCCAGCCCCTACTCTGAATTTTTTATGTAAACTGAACTGTGTGCCAAACATTCTAGCTGTACACAATCTTAGATTACAAACGTAATTGAATACAAAGATCTGTTTTATTCACCTGTTTACATGTCACAGTCCACAACTTACAGTAAACGTTTTTGAAGTTTTAATTGACTCGATTCTCCACATAGGCGAGTTCCCAACTCATCTTCTCTTAGCGCACGTTCTCTTGCATAAAAGCCTTGTACGCAAGAGCTTGTGATCAAATAGGTGTTAGAATTATAGGCCTCATTTCAAGTCGAGGTGCCTTTACCGGGCGTAACTGTCCCCATCAATAAAGCGAAGGACCGAACCTGAATTGTACGGCCTTGTGCTTCTAGCTCCCGCGAGTGCCCTGCTGGCTCTAGGTGTTACAATTTGATCTCCTCTTGCTGACTTTTACGTTCCTGCTTCCGGCTGCTGCTACTGCCTGATGCTCAGTGTCCCAGTTCAGAGACACTGAGCAAGTCGTAAGCCTCTCTGAGCTTCGGTTTTCTTGCTTCGAAAATAggggtgagggagttcctgttgtggcacagtggttaacgaatccgactaggaaccatgaggttgcgggtttgatccctgcccttgctcagtgggttgacgatccggcgttgccgtgagctgtggtgtaggctgcagactcggctcggatcccgagttgctgtggctctggcgtaggccggtggctacggctccgattcgacccctagcctgggaacctccatatgccgtgggagcggcccaagaaatggcaaaaagacaaaaaaaaaaagaaagaaagaaaataggggtGAGAATACCGTTTCTCTCGCATGCCGTGCGTTGAAAAGGTGATTTAAGTAAAACTCTGACAGCCGCGGCAGCGAGCAGGTACACGTGAGTCTTCCTGCTGTTCCCGAAACTGAAGGCGCTTCGTCCAGAGGGTCCATCTGGGGAGCCTTTCCGTCTCGGACCTCGGCTGCCGTTTGGCCGCTCGGGATGGCCTTTCTCCATGAGGTGCCACCCCCTCCCGCTCCAGGGCACGGCCGCTGCCTTTCAGCACCGCCACCCAGAGGACGGCCGGCGAGGACTGCGGCTCTGAGGACCCGCCGCTGCGCACAGAGCGAGCCTTGAAGCTGAGAGCCGTTAAACTCGAGAAGGAAGTCCAGGACTTGACCGTGAGTAGACTGCGCGTCACCTGCGTTCCTGTCGTCTCGCTGGTTTCAACATCCCTGTAAGGGTTTTCAGTCGGCTGTTTAAACTGAGTTTCCTCTTGCTGGCTCTGGGGTCGGCAGGGTGGTCTGGTGCAGGTGCACACACACCGCTGACTGCACACGCGCGTCTCTCGTCACttccctgctgtggcccagccctTCGCTGATGCTGTGGTAGCTTCGAAGGCAGCAGTGCCTGGCATGAGGGAGACACTCAGCAAACCTTTGTGGCACGAATGCGGTCGTGGATGCTAGTATCTGCCGTCAGACCACAGCTGGCTTACTGGGTCGTTGCTGGAGGGCAGGTAGATGTTGAGAAAGCTAAGCAAGCAGAGCAATTCCCAAGCAAGACCCCCGCCCGCCCTCGGAAGGGAGGAGGTTGGAAGGTGTGTCTTTTGAGAGTagtgaggggagcagggaggaggaggaggaaagaggaaagggcgAGGGGGCTAGAGTCGTTGCCCTCGCATCGGTATTTTCACACTTGACTCTTGGTTGTCCTTGAGTTCAACAAAAGGCAGTTGTAGGCGGCAGTGCTGGCTGATGGTGAAAAGGAAAGCTCTTTCTCAAGATAAGGGGCTTGAAAACAGCTGTGACTGTTCAGACCAGCACACCACCTGACAGCCTGTCGGAACTGCGTTAGAGTTCTACTCTGACTTGGAATTTGGGATAGCTGATCTGAGATTCCTGCACaagtcctaatttttttttttttttaataaaactcatCCCGGAGTTCCCACGgtgcctcagagggttaagaacctgactagtatctatgaggatgcgggtttgatccctggccttgctcagtgggtgaaggatctggcattgccacaagctgcggcatgggtcacagatgtggctcagatcccacgctgctgtggctgtgatgtgggttcagccccaacctgggaacatccatataccacaagtgtgaccctttaaaacagaaacaaacaaaactatgcCAAGGGTGAAATTTGTAAAGTAAgcagaaagtttctttttttcaccaACAAAGCATTTGGTTTCTTGTCATCTTGGCTTTGCTTTCGATGCTCAGGTCAGGTACCagagagctgtagctgatggcgaAAACATACGAAGGCGAACCCAGAGATGTGTGGAAGACGCCAAGATATTTGGTGAGAGGTTTATTCATAATAAAGGTATCTGTGAGCTTAAGGGCACTTGCTCGCCATGCTGCACACTGCTTAGCAAAACACCCACGCCCTACCCTTCCTGGATCCCCACAGGCTCTCCTCTGGTCCTGCTCTCTTGGAATGTGGTCAAGTGAACCATTTGCTCAAATGACGCTTGCGTGTCTGTTCACCAGACCTCTGTGATTTTAGTTTTCAAGCCTCTGTGGTGAACATTCCAGTGCTTATACAGGCAGTTCTGTTTAACTCACTAATTAACAAGTGAGTCATGAAAATGTTCCGAGGCGAATCCAAAAAGCAGATACACAGGCCGTCAGAAATGCTGAAATTTGCTTCAGGCACGCAGAACTGGTCTATATGCATAGTGCGATGATCAGCAGTGTCCCCACCAATTTTCACAACTGCCGACAAAAGTCCTTTGCATCACCCTCAGCCGTCCCAGCTTGCTGCGGTGTGAGTCAAAGGCTCGGACCACTTGGAATCCGACAGCCCTGAAAGCTGTCCTGGGTCAAATCTGTTTTTGCAGTCGTGACATTGAATAAGCTTTTGGCCCATTTCCAAGCCTTTGAGAAATTTCTCCCCGAATGTAGCACGTCTCGTTCCGGATTTGCTCGTGACGATGCTAGCTGAGTAAGGGGTTCACGCGTGAAGGGCACATGTGATGACTTTTGCTGTGCctgcagtttttggttttttttttttttttttttttcattttttttattactccaatgaattgatcacatctgtagttgcataatgatgaTCACAATCTGGTTTCACCggattcccatcccacagcccaagcacgcGCCTGCAGTTGCATGGCGTGCAGCGTTACAGGTTTTCCGTATTGGACTTTGCTTTGGTGCCTGAGAACCTTTCTGAACGCGGTATGCAGTCTTACCTAGTTCTTGGCTCTGAACAGCTTCCCCACTTCCCAGAAAGCTTCCAGGTCCTACGTCTCCCAAGAGAAATGCTGGCCCATCGCTTGGGTAGCCCCCTCTCCCGTGTGGGGCTCTTGGCGCGACCTGGGGTTCGCCCTCTCTGGGCCGTGATTTCCTACCAGCAGTGAGAATGTCTGGTCTCTCTGTAGGAATTCAGAGCTTCTGTAAGGACCTGGTGGAGGTGGCCGACCTTCTGGAGAAGACTGCAGGGTGTGCTTCTGAAGAGGCCGAGCCTGGGGACCAGAAGCTCGTTCTAGAGAAGATCTTCCGAGCGTTGTCGCTTCTGGAAGCAAAGCTGAAGAGTGTGTTTGCCAAACACGGCCTGGAGAAGATGACCCCCCTTGGTGCCCAGTACGACCCGCACGAGCACGAACTCATTTGTCACGTGCCCGCCGGCGCTGGGGTGCAGCCGGGCACCGTGGCACTGGTGAGGCAAGATGGCTACAAACTTCACGGCCGCACCATTAGACTCGCCCGGGTAGAAGTGGCCGTGGAGTCGCAGAGACGACTCTGAAGCTGCTCTCCCCGAGCACAGCCGCCTGGGATCCCTTTATTTATTTCCCGAGGTTTCTCTGGTACATGAGGTACTTCATGTGATCTGTTCTGGATTTAGTCATATTGGCTTTATTTCTAAGATACTCTCTTGATTTCATGTGACCTGTTTGGTCTCATCAGAAGTCTTGCCATTGGGCATTTGAACAGTGTGTGATAAGTGTTCCTGTGGCCTTATCaaaatatgtttaagaaaattatcttaaaattggTACTCGGATGACTTCCAATCCAAAATCTCTTTTAAAGGTGGAAATGAGTATATGTTTATGTACTTTCAACTAAACATTCCTTCGAAGGGTCCCTGTAGCAGGACCTGTATAGGGCCTTGTGTTTGTAGGAAGAGGCGATGGTGGGATTGGTTCATTATGTGGGTCCCGAAAGAGCAGGCTGCAGAGCTGGAGGAATTTAGATCATTTGGGTTGATTTTTATGCACACAGATTttcaggaactccccttttgattttattttccttttagccaTCTTTTGGCCTTGTAGTTCCCGCCAGGTAGACTTCAGAATATCCGTACTCACTGGCCCTTTTCAACTCCCATTCGCAAAACTAAAGGCCCAGGCAAGACGTGGGGGGGATGCAACAAGAAATCAAACATCCAGATCCCTTTGGAGCAAGTACGGCCAAGAAGCCCTGAGCTTGCTTGGCTGAGCTGTCGCCAGACCAGCTTCAGCCCTTCTGCTTCTATAATCATTTCAGGGAGATGGAGGCGGCCCAGCAGCTAAGGCCCTACATCCGTCTGTGTAGGTCCTTTGCCCCTGACTTCTCCTTAAATCCCCGGCCATTTGGTCAGTGTACTTTGTGGTCCTGCATGAGATTATGTGGAGAGGTGGTCGGGACAAAACCATTAGCTCCCCGAGATTTCTCATTGCCATTTCATGTGGTTCTGCTGGGTTTGGGAGGTGTTTTGCCTTGGGGGTTTTTTGGAGGGTTGGTATGACAATTCACTACCTCTCTGACACTGACAAGCTTTATTTCCTAGTTTTTGTATCTGTCTTATGTCTCGTGTGTAAACATCTAGCTTCCCTTTTATGTCTTGACCTCCTAGAGTTAATGAGCCTATGAATGTATGTTTTAGTTCAGACTTGGTATTGATTGTGTCCTGTCAAAGGTTATTCAATAACGAGTCAGTGAATGAATGACACATCAATCAGACATTAGACAGGAGGTCGTTAGGGATACTTTGAAGTTAGAAGCAGCGTTAATGACTGTATAATCTCACCCTTTGAGCTCTTCTAAAGTGTGAAAAtagtctttttaggaccagactcagagaaaaaaaatctctagtaaATGAAATGTCAGTACGAATTTAAGAAACAACTAGATATTAACTTCAATCATTTaggattcagagttcccatttggcgcagcggaaacaaatccgactaggaactatgaggttgcgggttcgatccctggcctcgctcagtgggttaaggatcggtgttgctgtgagctgtggtgtaggttgcagacctggctcagatccctcgttgctgtggctgtggcgtaggccggcagctgggagctccaattagacccctagcctgggaacctccatatgccgcgggtgcggccctaaaaagcaaaaaaaaaaaaaagattcacaagtTCTATAACAAACATGCAAATATGTCCCCAGCAGACAATTAAATGTGTTTAGGTGTCCGCATTACCCAGGGTTAGGTGTCAGTTAGTCACCCATAAAGTAAGTAAATCTCTACCTGAACTTCGAGACCCCGCTCCGCGGAGTGGTGAAGGCTGCCCTCCCGGATGTCCTTGCTGGTTCTGGCGCACTGCACGGACGTGTCAACAAAGTCTGACCGGCTCCATCAGGTTGAGACACCTTAAAAGAACAAATACTTGCTTCTAAGATGCACACAAAAGACGGGAGGTGAGATTTTAAAACCAGAACCTCTCTGGCACTCCACTGAGTGCGTTCTGTGACCATAGTGAGCAGTCCGCATTCACGGTAGGAAGTTGTCTTTCTTTGCCTTCGTTCCTTTGATAGTGGCAAATGGTGACCCCCAAATTGAGCCCACTGTAATCTCCTGTGTGTTCTCGGGTTACTAGTTATTACGAGTGAGTGAGAAGAACCGCAACGTTCGGGATGCAATGTTCTAAGTACTTGAAGAGTTTTTAATATTCCTTCCAGCCTCCTATTTTAGcaagcacattaaaaataattttagattcttCTATTATTCAGTAGTTTTGCAGACTTAAAAGTATAATTTAGAAGATGGAGCTGCAACGGTGAGAATCTCAAAAAGCTGACGGGCTTGCAGGAGCCAGCGCAGCACAATAAAGCGAACGCCCTGCAGGCACTGACTCTGCACGACCGTCACTCACTCTGCTGAGCCCACTTCCCTGCCTGTGAAATGGTTTTAATCCTCAAGATATTGCAAAGATTAAGTGAAACGTGCCAACTGACTATTAGAGTAGGCCCTCAAATATTTTTTACGACATTTTATTATGCACattgtttttctgatgtttttattattacctaAAGTCTAGGGGACGGAGAAGACTGGTTAAGTGGtacttgactttaaaaaaaaaaaaaaaaaggaacataagcTAATCAATcacagtgaacttttttttttcagcttgtgtgtgtgtgtgtgtgtgtgtgtgtgttttaaccatAACAGagaaatcctcattttttttgactggagaaaaaaaattgctttactCTTCTTAATTATTTTCATCTTGATGGTAAAGTGAAAAGAGTATTATTTATTGGCTTGTAGATGGGCGTGCGAAGAAGTTTGGCTCATCTGAAGGGGGTCTTGGCGTTGGGTCCTTGGGTTCCACAAAGCTTTTACGGATTTTCCTCACTGCCATAAAGGGATCATTCTGTTCGATGCTGATATACATCATGTGGTGCTTTTTCATGGCAAAGGATTTGATCAGTGAAGAAAGATTCCTTGACACTAAAGCGAAATCAAGTAAGGAAAACTGAGGATGAAACAGAATCTTCAGAAACAGtttcaataaaaccttaattGAAATAACTGTGTCTCTTGCGTTTAGTGTCTCTGGTCCAGATTCACGTTGTGTGGTGACATGTCACGGTCACGTCACTGGCTGGCCTACTTTGCTGACGCTCAGTGGACGCGCCCAGTCTTGTCGGTTTCCCACCTCCGCAGGTCCGGACTCCTGTGCCGCCTTCTTCTCCAGCACGGCCTCAGTTTCTTGTGCTGGCTGCTTAGTTCTCGTTGTTTTCCTGCTTTAATCTTTTCACTTGAGCTGCAGAACTTCTGGCCGTCCTCTCAGCCAGATGACTGGCACATGGCCCTCTGCTTCCATGTGTGCTTCCTGACCGTGGCCTGGCCTTGTCTTTGCCTCTGCTTTCCCACGGGCATCCACATACCCAGCCTCCTGGCTAAGTACCCCTCTGGAACCAGCCTCCCCTGTAGCTTTGGCCTTGCATTGTCGTCACTCTTCCAGTCTTGGCTCCATCATCCGTGTTCCCAGTGGTCCTTGGTAAGTATGTTGTTCCTATCCACGCAGACGCTGCCCACGTTCTCAAGTGCACTAGAGGTTTTAAAACATGGCTCCAGTTACCTGAATCTGAACCAAGAGAACAGAGTGGAAGTCACACTGCCAGTTTCCTGACCCAGACTTTCTTTGGATGCTCACTCTTGGTACCCAGCCATCAAACCAAAGATCAACCTCAAGCAGCCTGTGCAGCAGATCTGAAGGCCATGGCTGAGCTTTGAGCTGACACCCAGCACCATCCTGCCAGCCACCTTGTGAGCCGCTTTTCAAAGTGGACTCGCCAGCCCCCAGGGCAGCAGCCCCACCTGACGTCACATGGAGCAGAAATGAGCTGATCTCACCGAGCTCTGCCCCAAATGCAGATTTGCAGGCAA is part of the Sus scrofa isolate TJ Tabasco breed Duroc chromosome 2, Sscrofa11.1, whole genome shotgun sequence genome and encodes:
- the GRPEL2 gene encoding grpE protein homolog 2, mitochondrial isoform X2; translated protein: MNRQKKKRSLCRDGAYMSAGGNEKTHKSFQIQARPLPFSTATQRTAGEDCGSEDPPLRTERALKLRAVKLEKEVQDLTVRYQRAVADGENIRRRTQRCVEDAKIFGIQSFCKDLVEVADLLEKTAGCASEEAEPGDQKLVLEKIFRALSLLEAKLKSVFAKHGLEKMTPLGAQYDPHEHELICHVPAGAGVQPGTVALVRQDGYKLHGRTIRLARVEVAVESQRRL
- the GRPEL2 gene encoding grpE protein homolog 2, mitochondrial isoform X1 translates to MGAGLRREGVPGPPAPPSRPRDPRPPDSEKPRPSTRAWCLSSRLKVPSPGRARPSPRLPRGFPRLHLFAGRPARERHEGTAATPPSAHTRRQPGACALRAGAHPPRRTRPGRAASGRGGGERAARSPGAGSAGSRGPRGSRARGGRREARRERARPAARGQCACAASSRAGNMAARCLWAARGRVRPLLAARAASDGRARPLPFSTATQRTAGEDCGSEDPPLRTERALKLRAVKLEKEVQDLTVRYQRAVADGENIRRRTQRCVEDAKIFGERFIHNKGICELKGTCSPCCTLLSKTPTPYPSWIPTGSPLVLLSWNVVK
- the GRPEL2 gene encoding grpE protein homolog 2, mitochondrial (The RefSeq protein has 4 substitutions compared to this genomic sequence), with amino-acid sequence MAARCLWAARGRVRPLLAARAASDGRARPLPFITATHRTAGEDCGSEDPPPRTERALKLRAVKLEKEVQDLTVRYQRAVADGENIRRRTQRCVEDAKIFGIQSFCKDLVEVADLLEKTAGCASEEAEPGDQKLVLEKIFRALSLLEAKLKSVFAKHGLEKMTPLGAQYDPHEHELICHVPAGAGVQPGTVALVRQDGYKLHGRTIRLARVEVAVESQKRL